In Streptomyces violaceusniger Tu 4113, one DNA window encodes the following:
- a CDS encoding SH3 domain-containing protein codes for MAIEETAETVATTDTASATDAADVMATAGAITYPTAPGYQVNVRSGPGTNHRVVKVLPYNTRVPIRCQRHGEQVSGPYGTTDIWDSIAPGQYVSDAYVRTGSDGFVTVPCG; via the coding sequence ATGGCCATTGAAGAGACCGCGGAAACCGTCGCCACCACCGACACCGCAAGCGCCACCGACGCCGCCGACGTCATGGCCACCGCCGGAGCGATCACCTATCCGACCGCGCCCGGCTACCAGGTGAACGTCCGCAGCGGGCCCGGCACCAACCACAGAGTCGTCAAGGTGCTGCCGTACAACACCCGTGTCCCCATCCGCTGCCAGCGGCACGGCGAGCAGGTCTCCGGACCGTACGGCACCACGGACATCTGGGACAGCATCGCCCCGGGCCAGTACGTGTCCGACGCGTATGTGAGGACCGGCAGCGACGGCTTCGTCACCGTGCCCTGCGGCTGA
- a CDS encoding SulP family inorganic anion transporter, whose product MRNSLLDRFRGAGGTSGSSGAKTFRADFTASLVVFLVAVPLCVGVAVASGVPAELGLITGIVGGLVTGFLPGSSLQVSGPAAGLTVLVYEAVEQYGVAALGVLVLISGLLQLAMGAFGLGRWFRAISVAVVQGMLAGIGLVLIAGQLYALADAKAPTSGLDKIFGIPELIGDVAGSGDALKALAVGVGTIAVLVLWPRFRQGAKVLPAPLAAVALATASTVIFDLPIARVEVKGLLDAIQPPGGSEFQALAEVGVIGTVLAFTLIASAESLFSAAAVDRLHDGARTDYDKELMAQGAGNAVCGVLGALPMTAVIVRSAANVQAGAKTKASRVLHGVWLLIFAVLFPSALGIIPVATLAGVLVYSGWKLIPTKDLVPLWRAHRGEAIILVVTAGAIVITNMFEGVVIGLLMAVAKTAWETSHVHVEVSGREDGAGAGDGAGAGADDKPLHVRVRGHATFLRLPKLLDELEGLPREREVELDLTGLRHVDHACEMALATWAERHNAVVKRDAALEEQVPA is encoded by the coding sequence ATGCGAAACTCTCTCCTTGACCGTTTCCGTGGTGCCGGAGGCACCTCAGGCTCATCCGGCGCCAAAACATTCCGCGCCGACTTCACCGCTTCTCTCGTCGTCTTTCTCGTCGCCGTCCCCCTGTGCGTGGGGGTGGCGGTGGCCTCGGGTGTTCCGGCCGAACTCGGCCTGATCACCGGCATCGTCGGCGGGCTGGTCACCGGCTTCCTGCCGGGCAGCAGCCTGCAGGTCTCCGGCCCGGCCGCCGGTCTGACCGTGCTGGTGTACGAGGCCGTGGAGCAATACGGCGTCGCCGCACTCGGCGTCCTCGTCCTGATCTCCGGACTGCTGCAGCTTGCCATGGGGGCGTTCGGCCTCGGCCGCTGGTTCCGGGCGATCTCCGTCGCCGTGGTGCAGGGCATGCTCGCGGGCATCGGCCTGGTGCTGATCGCCGGACAGCTCTACGCGCTCGCCGACGCCAAGGCGCCGACCAGCGGGCTCGACAAGATCTTCGGCATTCCGGAGCTCATCGGGGACGTGGCCGGTTCCGGGGACGCCCTGAAGGCGCTCGCCGTGGGCGTCGGCACCATCGCGGTCCTGGTGCTGTGGCCGCGTTTCCGCCAGGGCGCCAAGGTGCTGCCCGCACCGCTGGCGGCCGTCGCGCTCGCCACTGCCTCGACCGTGATCTTCGACCTGCCGATCGCGCGAGTCGAGGTCAAGGGTCTGCTGGACGCCATCCAGCCGCCTGGCGGCAGTGAGTTCCAAGCGCTCGCCGAGGTGGGCGTCATCGGCACCGTGCTCGCCTTCACGCTGATCGCCTCGGCCGAGAGCCTGTTCAGCGCCGCGGCCGTGGACCGGCTGCACGACGGTGCCCGCACCGACTACGACAAGGAGCTCATGGCGCAGGGCGCGGGCAACGCGGTGTGCGGTGTCCTCGGCGCCCTGCCGATGACCGCGGTGATCGTGCGGAGCGCGGCCAATGTGCAGGCCGGCGCGAAGACGAAGGCATCGCGGGTGCTGCACGGTGTGTGGCTGCTGATCTTCGCGGTGCTCTTCCCCTCGGCCCTGGGCATCATCCCGGTGGCGACGCTCGCCGGTGTGCTGGTGTATTCGGGCTGGAAGCTGATCCCGACCAAGGACCTGGTGCCGCTGTGGCGGGCCCACCGCGGTGAGGCGATCATCCTGGTCGTCACCGCCGGCGCGATCGTGATCACCAATATGTTCGAGGGCGTGGTCATCGGTCTGCTGATGGCCGTGGCCAAGACGGCCTGGGAGACCTCGCATGTGCATGTCGAGGTCAGCGGGCGCGAGGACGGTGCCGGTGCCGGCGACGGTGCCGGTGCCGGTGCCGACGACAAGCCGCTGCACGTCCGGGTGCGCGGTCACGCGACCTTCCTGCGGCTGCCCAAGCTGCTGGACGAGCTGGAGGGGCTGCCCCGGGAGCGGGAGGTCGAGCTCGACCTGACCGGGCTGCGCCACGTGGACCACGCCTGTGAGATGGCGCTGGCCACCTGGGCCGAGCGGCACAACGCGGTGGTCAAGCGGGACGCCGCCCTCGAGGAGCAGGTCCCGGCGTAA